One genomic window of Oryctolagus cuniculus chromosome 11, mOryCun1.1, whole genome shotgun sequence includes the following:
- the CCDC59 gene encoding thyroid transcription factor 1-associated protein 26 isoform X2, translating to MDCFSLVTYFAGVRFLRHTVRHGAGQGFAFRRKLKIQQNYKKLQRREKKAQTSQESQFTDRYPDHLKHLYLAEEERLKKQLRKADRPLSEKQADQPLPEEQYSIDQALSEDQRTVRLPEPEEQHTRTVNSITVPKKNKKKTSNQKAQEEYEQIQAVRAAKKQEFERRKQEREAAQRLYKKKKMEVFKILSKKTKKGQPNLNLQMEYLLQKIQEKN from the exons ATGGATTGCTTCAGCCTGGTGACGTATTTTGCAGGCGTCCGTTTCTTGCGACACACAGTTCGCCATGGCGCCG GGCAAGGCTTTGCATTTCGAAGAAAACTGAAGATTCAGCAAAATTACAAGAAGTTGCAACGGAGGGAAAAGAAGGCTCAGACATCGCAAGAATCCCAGTTCACAGATCGATACCCAGATCATTTGAAACATCTCTATTTAGCTGAAGAGGAAAGGCTAAAGAAGCAACTAAGAAAAGCTGACCGACCGCTGTCAGAAAAGCAAGCTGATCAGCCTTTGCCTGAAGAACAGTATAGCATTGACCAGGCCTTGTCTGAAGATCAGCGTACTGTCCGCCTGCCTGAGCCGGAAGAACAGCATACCAGAACAGTAAa CTCCATTACTgttccaaagaaaaataaaaagaaaacatcaaatcAGAAAGCACAAGAAGAATATGAACAGATACAAGCTGTGCGTGCCGCTAAGAAACAA GAATTTGAGAggagaaaacaagagagagaagcagctcaAAGGctctacaaaaagaagaaaatggaagtcTTCAAAATATTGAGCAAAAAGACTAAAAAGGGCCAACCAAACTTGAATTTGCAAATGGAATATCTTCttcaaaaaatacaagaaaaaaattaa
- the CCDC59 gene encoding thyroid transcription factor 1-associated protein 26 isoform X1, whose translation MAPVRPAARWQFDGVGTRGEGVSPVGFRKKNGKQRTWWPSHTQGFAGSVRQGQGFAFRRKLKIQQNYKKLQRREKKAQTSQESQFTDRYPDHLKHLYLAEEERLKKQLRKADRPLSEKQADQPLPEEQYSIDQALSEDQRTVRLPEPEEQHTRTVNSITVPKKNKKKTSNQKAQEEYEQIQAVRAAKKQEFERRKQEREAAQRLYKKKKMEVFKILSKKTKKGQPNLNLQMEYLLQKIQEKN comes from the exons ATGGCGCCGGTAAGGCCGGCGGCGAGGTGGCAGTTTGATGGTGTTGGAACGCGTGGCGAAGGGGTTTCTCCAGTTGGTTTCAGGAAAAAGAACGGGAAACAGAGAACCTGGTGGCCTAGTCATACGCAGGGCTTCGCGGGGAGCGTTCGCCAGG GGCAAGGCTTTGCATTTCGAAGAAAACTGAAGATTCAGCAAAATTACAAGAAGTTGCAACGGAGGGAAAAGAAGGCTCAGACATCGCAAGAATCCCAGTTCACAGATCGATACCCAGATCATTTGAAACATCTCTATTTAGCTGAAGAGGAAAGGCTAAAGAAGCAACTAAGAAAAGCTGACCGACCGCTGTCAGAAAAGCAAGCTGATCAGCCTTTGCCTGAAGAACAGTATAGCATTGACCAGGCCTTGTCTGAAGATCAGCGTACTGTCCGCCTGCCTGAGCCGGAAGAACAGCATACCAGAACAGTAAa CTCCATTACTgttccaaagaaaaataaaaagaaaacatcaaatcAGAAAGCACAAGAAGAATATGAACAGATACAAGCTGTGCGTGCCGCTAAGAAACAA GAATTTGAGAggagaaaacaagagagagaagcagctcaAAGGctctacaaaaagaagaaaatggaagtcTTCAAAATATTGAGCAAAAAGACTAAAAAGGGCCAACCAAACTTGAATTTGCAAATGGAATATCTTCttcaaaaaatacaagaaaaaaattaa